A genomic stretch from Rhineura floridana isolate rRhiFlo1 chromosome 18, rRhiFlo1.hap2, whole genome shotgun sequence includes:
- the DOHH gene encoding deoxyhypusine hydroxylase: protein MVTEKEVELIGRTLVDAQRPLKARFRALFTLRNLGGPVAVEWISRAFADDSALLKHELAYCLGQMRDERAIPVLADVLRDAREEPMVRHEAGEALGAIGNPKVLDILKQYSEDPVIEVAETCQLAVKRLEWLQEHRVEPAASPYSSVDPAPPAEEGDVELLRQALLDESRPLFERYRAMFALRNIGGESAVLALADGLCCGSDLFRHEVAYVLGQMQHESAIPQLTVSLESATESPMVRHECAEALGSIAKAACLATLQVYAQDKERVVRESCEVALDMYDYENGADFQYADGVSKLKASD, encoded by the exons ATGGTGACGGAGAAGGAAGTTGAGCTGATCGGCCGGACGCTGGTGGATGCGCAGAGGCCCCTGAAAGCCCGTTTCCGGGCACTCTTCACCCTCCGGAATCTGGGGGGCCCAGTGGCGGTTGAATGGATCAGCCGAGCCTTTGCGGATGACTCTGCCCTGCTCAAACATGAACTGGCCTATTGCCTGGGGCAGATGCGAGACGAGAGAGCCATCCCCGTCCTCGCCGACGTGCTCCGGGATGCTCGTGAGGAGCCCATGGTCCGCCATGAAGCAG GTGAGGCGCTGGGAGCGATCGGAAACCCCAAAGTGCTGGATATCCTGAAACAGTATTCTGAAGACCCTGTCATTGAG GTGGCGGAGACCTGTCAACTGGCCGTGAAGAGGCTGGAGTGGCTCCAGGAGCACAGGGTGGAACCTGCCGCCAGCCCTTACTCCTCCGTGGACCCGGCACCCCCGGCCGAGGAGGGAGATGTGGAGTTGTTGCGGCAGGCGCTGCTGGACGAGTCGCGGCCGCTCTTTGAGCGCTACCGGGCGATGTTTGCGCTGCGGAACATTGGCGGGGAATCTGCCGTCTTAGCCCTTGCTGACG gattgtgctgtggcaGTGACCTCTTCCGTCATGAGGTTGCCTATGTCCTGGGCCAGATGCAGCACGAGTCTGCCATCCCGCAGCTGACGGTGTCGCTGGAGAGTGCCACGGAGAGCCCCATGGTGCGCCATGAGTGTGCCGAGGCCCTGGGCTCCATCGCCAAGGCCGCCTGCCTGGCCACCTTGCAAGTCTATGCCCAGGACAAGGAGCGCGTGGTGCGGGAGAGCTGCGAGGTAGCCTTGGATATGTACGATTATGAAAACGGCGCCGACTTCCAGTACGCCGATGGGGTGAGCAAGCTGAAGGCCTCGGACTGA
- the SMIM24 gene encoding small integral membrane protein 24 isoform X1, producing the protein MAVIIVVAAAYAIVGHLINDLVHDFVGLVTGTTEGSTSLQPWLVGLAAVVGFLVVMFLGVLINRIFILKKLVTDCRLAKQRDIHPRANIYDNLAMDPEEGPSDSSTKVVEDEKVTSM; encoded by the exons ATGGCGGTCATCATTGTGGTGGCGGCCGCCTACGCCATTGTGGGCCACCTCATCAATGACCTGGTGCATGACTTTGTAG GCCTCGTGACGGGGACCACGGAAGGCTCAACTTCTCTACAGCCGTGGCTGGTGGGACTGGCAGCGGTCGTCGGCTTCCTGGTCGTGATGTTCCTAGGCGTTCTCATCAATCGCATCTTTATATTAAAGAAGCT GGTTACTGACTGCAGACTGGCAAAGCAGAGAGACATTCACCCTCG cGCAAACATTTACGACAACCTGGCGATGGATCCAGAAGAGGGGCCCTCAGACTCCTCCACAAAGGTGGTGGAAGATGAGAAAGTGACCAGCATGTGA
- the SMIM24 gene encoding small integral membrane protein 24 isoform X2: MEFFACVVLLLGVSFAPCSLGQGLVTGTTEGSTSLQPWLVGLAAVVGFLVVMFLGVLINRIFILKKLVTDCRLAKQRDIHPRANIYDNLAMDPEEGPSDSSTKVVEDEKVTSM, encoded by the exons ATGGAGTTCTTTGCCTGCGTGGTTCTGCTCCTAGGAGTCTCCTTCGCCCCCTGCTCTCTTGGCCAAG GCCTCGTGACGGGGACCACGGAAGGCTCAACTTCTCTACAGCCGTGGCTGGTGGGACTGGCAGCGGTCGTCGGCTTCCTGGTCGTGATGTTCCTAGGCGTTCTCATCAATCGCATCTTTATATTAAAGAAGCT GGTTACTGACTGCAGACTGGCAAAGCAGAGAGACATTCACCCTCG cGCAAACATTTACGACAACCTGGCGATGGATCCAGAAGAGGGGCCCTCAGACTCCTCCACAAAGGTGGTGGAAGATGAGAAAGTGACCAGCATGTGA
- the MFSD12 gene encoding major facilitator superfamily domain-containing protein 12 isoform X3, translated as MGDPQPPPPLPLRARLSYSVGHFLNDLCASMWFTYLLVYFHSVLGYSTSHAGALLLAGQVADGFCTPLVGYEADQGRGCGRYGRRKSWHLAGTVCVLLSFPFIFSPCLGCSENTPQWAALIYFIPFVAIFQFGWAATQISHLSLIPELVTSDHDKVELTAFRYAFTVMANITVYGVAWLLLHFQGGCPGPQEHTQHLGRHDIPVFRPEPVSDCCRGGRHHIAPLPSRHQGEKSPACQVAGPRGTHAAAASGPEKPRPAPPPVEELAPGARLLPGCDVVYGHPADRQPLSDLHRHVPDQLAAASKEIHRHDPLGDVHQWLPFLLLDENCEQEDRQEPHLLSGLADHLGVCLLGGPGQANWLGGLWGSHSPWGRLGYYSRDVPLHDGRPHRDQHEYSQGSMSG; from the exons ATGGGGGACCCCCAGCCGCCTCCGCCGCTGCCCCTCCGGGCCCGCCTCAGCTACTCGGTGGGCCACTTCCTCAACGACCTCTGCGCCTCGATGTGGTTCACCTACTTGCTGGTGTATTTCCACTCCGTCTTGGGCTATAGCACCAGCCACGCGGGGGCGCTCTTGCTGGCGGGGCAGGTGGCCGACGGCTTCTGCACGCCCCTGGTGGGCTACGAGGCGGATCAGGGCCGCGGCTGCGGGCGCTACGGGCGGAGGAAGTCCTGGCACTTGGCTG GGACCGTCTGcgtcctcctctccttccccttcatcTTCAGCCCCTGCCTCGGCTGCTCGGAGAACACCCCCCAGTGGGCCGCCCTCATCTACTTCATCCCCTTCGTCGCCATCTTCCAGTTTGGCTGGGCAGCCACTCAGATCTCCCACCTCTCGCTCATCCCGGAGCTGGTGACCAGCGACCATGACAAGGTGGAGCTCACggccttcag ATATGCCTTCACTGTCATGGCGAACATCACGGTCTATGGGgtggcctggctgctcctgcactTCCAGGGgggctgccctgggccccaggagCACACCCAGCACCTTGGACGTCACGACATCCCCGTCTTTCGG CCAGAACCTGTCTCTGATTGTTGTCGGGGTGGGCGCCATCACATCGCTCCTCTTCCATCTCGGCACCAAGGAGAAAAGTCGCCCGCTTGCCAGGTTGCCGGACCCCGAGGAACACACGCCGCTGCTGCCTCCGGACCAGAAAAGCCCCGTCCGGCCCCTCCTCCTGTGGAAGAACTGGCTCCTGGAGCCCGCCTTCTACCAG GTTGCGATGTTGTATATGGCCACCCGGCTGATCGTCAACCTCTCTCAGACCTACATCGCCATGTACCTGACCAACTCGCTGCTGCTTCCAAAG AAATTCATCGCCACGATCCCCTTGGTGATGTACATCAGTGGCTTCCTTTCCTCCTTCTTGATGAAAACTGTGAACAAGAGGATCGGCAGGAAC CTCACCTACTCTCTGGGCTTGCTGACCATCTTGGCGTTTGCTTGCTGGGTGGCCCTGGCCAAGCAAATTGGCTTGGAGGTCTATGGGGCAGCCATTCTCCTTGGGGCCGGCTCGGCTACTATTCTCGTGACGTCCCTCTCCATGACGGCCGACCTCATCGGGACCAACACG AAtattcccagggatcgatgtcaggctga
- the MFSD12 gene encoding major facilitator superfamily domain-containing protein 12 isoform X2 has translation MGDPQPPPPLPLRARLSYSVGHFLNDLCASMWFTYLLVYFHSVLGYSTSHAGALLLAGQVADGFCTPLVGYEADQGRGCGRYGRRKSWHLAGTVCVLLSFPFIFSPCLGCSENTPQWAALIYFIPFVAIFQFGWAATQISHLSLIPELVTSDHDKVELTAFRYAFTVMANITVYGVAWLLLHFQGGCPGPQEHTQHLGRHDIPVFRNLSLIVVGVGAITSLLFHLGTKEKSRPLARLPDPEEHTPLLPPDQKSPVRPLLLWKNWLLEPAFYQVAMLYMATRLIVNLSQTYIAMYLTNSLLLPKKFIATIPLVMYISGFLSSFLMKTVNKRIGRNLTYSLGLLTILAFACWVALAKQIGLEVYGAAILLGAGSATILVTSLSMTADLIGTNTHSGAFVYGAMSFTDKVANGVAVMIIQNLHPCP, from the exons ATGGGGGACCCCCAGCCGCCTCCGCCGCTGCCCCTCCGGGCCCGCCTCAGCTACTCGGTGGGCCACTTCCTCAACGACCTCTGCGCCTCGATGTGGTTCACCTACTTGCTGGTGTATTTCCACTCCGTCTTGGGCTATAGCACCAGCCACGCGGGGGCGCTCTTGCTGGCGGGGCAGGTGGCCGACGGCTTCTGCACGCCCCTGGTGGGCTACGAGGCGGATCAGGGCCGCGGCTGCGGGCGCTACGGGCGGAGGAAGTCCTGGCACTTGGCTG GGACCGTCTGcgtcctcctctccttccccttcatcTTCAGCCCCTGCCTCGGCTGCTCGGAGAACACCCCCCAGTGGGCCGCCCTCATCTACTTCATCCCCTTCGTCGCCATCTTCCAGTTTGGCTGGGCAGCCACTCAGATCTCCCACCTCTCGCTCATCCCGGAGCTGGTGACCAGCGACCATGACAAGGTGGAGCTCACggccttcag ATATGCCTTCACTGTCATGGCGAACATCACGGTCTATGGGgtggcctggctgctcctgcactTCCAGGGgggctgccctgggccccaggagCACACCCAGCACCTTGGACGTCACGACATCCCCGTCTTTCGG AACCTGTCTCTGATTGTTGTCGGGGTGGGCGCCATCACATCGCTCCTCTTCCATCTCGGCACCAAGGAGAAAAGTCGCCCGCTTGCCAGGTTGCCGGACCCCGAGGAACACACGCCGCTGCTGCCTCCGGACCAGAAAAGCCCCGTCCGGCCCCTCCTCCTGTGGAAGAACTGGCTCCTGGAGCCCGCCTTCTACCAG GTTGCGATGTTGTATATGGCCACCCGGCTGATCGTCAACCTCTCTCAGACCTACATCGCCATGTACCTGACCAACTCGCTGCTGCTTCCAAAG AAATTCATCGCCACGATCCCCTTGGTGATGTACATCAGTGGCTTCCTTTCCTCCTTCTTGATGAAAACTGTGAACAAGAGGATCGGCAGGAAC CTCACCTACTCTCTGGGCTTGCTGACCATCTTGGCGTTTGCTTGCTGGGTGGCCCTGGCCAAGCAAATTGGCTTGGAGGTCTATGGGGCAGCCATTCTCCTTGGGGCCGGCTCGGCTACTATTCTCGTGACGTCCCTCTCCATGACGGCCGACCTCATCGGGACCAACACG CACAGCGGGGCCTTCGTCTATGGAGCCATGAGCTTCACAGATAAAGTTGCCAATGGGGTGGCCGTGATGATCATCCAGAACCTGCACCCTTGCCC
- the MFSD12 gene encoding major facilitator superfamily domain-containing protein 12 isoform X1 translates to MGDPQPPPPLPLRARLSYSVGHFLNDLCASMWFTYLLVYFHSVLGYSTSHAGALLLAGQVADGFCTPLVGYEADQGRGCGRYGRRKSWHLAGTVCVLLSFPFIFSPCLGCSENTPQWAALIYFIPFVAIFQFGWAATQISHLSLIPELVTSDHDKVELTAFRYAFTVMANITVYGVAWLLLHFQGGCPGPQEHTQHLGRHDIPVFRNLSLIVVGVGAITSLLFHLGTKEKSRPLARLPDPEEHTPLLPPDQKSPVRPLLLWKNWLLEPAFYQVAMLYMATRLIVNLSQTYIAMYLTNSLLLPKKFIATIPLVMYISGFLSSFLMKTVNKRIGRNLTYSLGLLTILAFACWVALAKQIGLEVYGAAILLGAGSATILVTSLSMTADLIGTNTHSGAFVYGAMSFTDKVANGVAVMIIQNLHPCPTELCCNSCVAFYHWVMVAVTGGMAVVATLFLACVMIWPVRVRFHDISVTGLAGSGRSRELRHPEGGEQSAVVN, encoded by the exons ATGGGGGACCCCCAGCCGCCTCCGCCGCTGCCCCTCCGGGCCCGCCTCAGCTACTCGGTGGGCCACTTCCTCAACGACCTCTGCGCCTCGATGTGGTTCACCTACTTGCTGGTGTATTTCCACTCCGTCTTGGGCTATAGCACCAGCCACGCGGGGGCGCTCTTGCTGGCGGGGCAGGTGGCCGACGGCTTCTGCACGCCCCTGGTGGGCTACGAGGCGGATCAGGGCCGCGGCTGCGGGCGCTACGGGCGGAGGAAGTCCTGGCACTTGGCTG GGACCGTCTGcgtcctcctctccttccccttcatcTTCAGCCCCTGCCTCGGCTGCTCGGAGAACACCCCCCAGTGGGCCGCCCTCATCTACTTCATCCCCTTCGTCGCCATCTTCCAGTTTGGCTGGGCAGCCACTCAGATCTCCCACCTCTCGCTCATCCCGGAGCTGGTGACCAGCGACCATGACAAGGTGGAGCTCACggccttcag ATATGCCTTCACTGTCATGGCGAACATCACGGTCTATGGGgtggcctggctgctcctgcactTCCAGGGgggctgccctgggccccaggagCACACCCAGCACCTTGGACGTCACGACATCCCCGTCTTTCGG AACCTGTCTCTGATTGTTGTCGGGGTGGGCGCCATCACATCGCTCCTCTTCCATCTCGGCACCAAGGAGAAAAGTCGCCCGCTTGCCAGGTTGCCGGACCCCGAGGAACACACGCCGCTGCTGCCTCCGGACCAGAAAAGCCCCGTCCGGCCCCTCCTCCTGTGGAAGAACTGGCTCCTGGAGCCCGCCTTCTACCAG GTTGCGATGTTGTATATGGCCACCCGGCTGATCGTCAACCTCTCTCAGACCTACATCGCCATGTACCTGACCAACTCGCTGCTGCTTCCAAAG AAATTCATCGCCACGATCCCCTTGGTGATGTACATCAGTGGCTTCCTTTCCTCCTTCTTGATGAAAACTGTGAACAAGAGGATCGGCAGGAAC CTCACCTACTCTCTGGGCTTGCTGACCATCTTGGCGTTTGCTTGCTGGGTGGCCCTGGCCAAGCAAATTGGCTTGGAGGTCTATGGGGCAGCCATTCTCCTTGGGGCCGGCTCGGCTACTATTCTCGTGACGTCCCTCTCCATGACGGCCGACCTCATCGGGACCAACACG CACAGCGGGGCCTTCGTCTATGGAGCCATGAGCTTCACAGATAAAGTTGCCAATGGGGTGGCCGTGATGATCATCCAGAACCTGCACCCTTGCCC GACTGAGCTCTGCTGCAACAGCTGTGTGGCATTCTACCACTGGGTGATGGTGGCCGTCACTGGTGGCATGGCTGTCGTGGCCACTCTCTTCCTCGCCTGCGTCATGATATGGCCCGTCCGGGTCCGGTTCC